The Halictus rubicundus isolate RS-2024b chromosome 3, iyHalRubi1_principal, whole genome shotgun sequence genome includes a region encoding these proteins:
- the LOC143352421 gene encoding uncharacterized protein LOC143352421 — translation MSVIARRILNCRRGNVRKLFNLRLCKQSNHVSCSNIEWNKRNFIAFQRFPEEYERFSVQRTCTNVAYNQVESPNNEDDRLFEHQRMHKFLQNSLNFTETMVPPIKSTFIVTAEEVEKIVNMDWTQESSLNCLNAMKKLAHYHLNGSCLLDEMYANILNNLVTKLPAFSDKEIHMLMPYLIVMNKKWVGTKSYTYFTKELSKQCTQRFFSSDIKVLLFTLDAFYQMHLCDAQFMWRGLRKVASKMFKLSGKDMVQVLFYLSMCKVPNLQMFEIECQLLDKLPEITPDELGIACRGFFMSKRKIQNSRLVTQILEKTSKNIATIQDFTLGAVMKQMRYSANLNIQKKFNELLVAFRSNMENNTLLLLVHVAQTMAALRVYDPVIMKHIIERLEKEFSTARLKDIERILYAICTITPYSEYHDACNRILNLLLLTYKSIRAHEIKDHPKILFHILTYLSYKKIYSEELLRYIFEPTYLKNAYKNNMWLMTSDFLILSYTVQIELPNYTGPLLDDALRTCLVKKFCARETVEQGFSYLKFRTEVLYMCKEVFGPDVHVDYILPHYYISDIIIGFDEQNKCVPAQPILSEIPNGTIKRVPNIKWKILVPLSYHSRVMNHGEYSGPVYARLRQLQSIGYIPIPLDKEEWDKHLTKEEKCSYLKKLVLEKEPIDYWKD, via the exons ATGAGTGTTATCGCaagaagaattttaaattgcaGACGCGGCAATGTTCGAAAATTGTTTAACTTGAGATTATGTAAACAATCGAACCACGTGTCGTGTAGCAATATCGAGTGGAACAAAAGAAATTTCATTGCATTTCAAAGATTTCCAGAGGAATATGAACGCTTTTCCGTGCAACGAACATGTACGAACGTTGCGTATAACCAAGTCGAATCTCCGAACAATGAAGACGACAGGTTGTTCGAGCATCAGCGAATGCATaagtttttacaaaattcattGAATTTTACCGAGACTATGGTCCCCCCTATTAAATCGACATTCATTGTTACCGCGGAAGAAGTCGAGAAGATAGTTAACATGGACTGGACGCAAGAAAGTTCACTCAACTGTTTAAACGCTATGAAAAAGTTAGCGCATTATCATTTAAACGGCTCATGTCTGCTGGACGAGATGTAcgcaaatattttaaacaatcttGTTACAAAACTACCTGCATTCAGTGACAAGGAAATCCATATGTTAATGCCGTATCTAATTGTGATGAATAAGAAGTGGGTAGGAACTAAATCATATACTTATTTTACCAAAGAATTGAGTAAACAATGTACACAACGATTCTTTTCTTCAGACATCAAAGTGTTATTATTTACTCTAGATGCATTTTATCAAATGCACTTATGCGATGCTCAATTTATGTGGCGTGGCTTAAGAAAAGTGGCATCGAAAATGTTTAAACTAAGTGGAAAAGATATGGTTCAAgttctattttatttaagtaTGTGCAAAGTTCCCAATCTACAGATGTTCGAGATTGAGTGTCAATTATTAGATAAATTACCGGAAATTACACCGGATGAGCTAGGTATCGCATGTAGAGGCTTTTTTATgtcgaaaagaaaaattcagaatTCACGGTTGGTCACGCAGATCTTGGAAAAAACTTCAAAGAATATAGCTACTATACAAGATTTCACCCTAGGAGCAGTAATGAAGCAAATGAG ATACAGTGCCAATCTTAATATTCAAAAGAAATTCAATGAATTGTTGGTAGCATTTCGCTCAAATATGGAAAACAACACGTTGCTCCTTTTAGTGCATGTTGCACAAACAATGGCTGCTCTACGTGTATATGATCCTGTTATAATGAAGCATATTATTGAGAG ATTAGAGAAGGAATTTTCAACGGCAAGATTAAAAGATATTGAAAGGATTCTTTATGCTATCTGTACAATTACCCCATATTCTGAATATCATGATGCTTGTAACAGGATTTTGAATTTgttattgttaacatataaaTCCATTAGGGCACATGAAATTAAGGA CCatccaaaaattctttttcacaTTCTCACATATTTATCATATAAAAAGATCTATTCAGAAGAGCTGCTTAGATATATATTTGAACCTACGTATCTAAAAAATGCATACAAGAACAATATGTGGCTTATGACAAGCGATTTCTTAATTCTTTCTTATACTGTTCAAATAGAATTACCAAATTATACAGGTCCACTACTGGACGACGCATTGCGTACTTGTCTAGTAAAg AAATTTTGTGCTAGGGAGACCGTTGAGCAGGGTTTCAGTTATTTGAAGTTTCGAACGGAAGTTTTGTACATGTGCAAG GAGGTGTTTGGACCAGATGTTCACGTCGATTACATCCTGCCGCATTATTATATCAGCGACATTATCATTGGTTTCGATGAGCAAAACAAATGCGTACCAGCCCAACCAATTTTATCAGAGATACCAAATGGAACGATTAAAAGAGTACCGAATATAAAGTGGAAAATATTAGTTCCATTGAGTTATCATTCACGAGTAATGAACCATGGCGAATATAGCGGTCCAGTGTATGCAAGACTCAGGCAACTCCAGTCCATCGGATATATACCAATTCCA CTCGATAAAGAAGAGTGGGACAAGCATCTCACCAAAGAGGAAAAATGTTCTTATTTGAAGAAGTTAGTTTTGGAAAAAGAACCCATCGATTATTGGAAAGATTAA
- the LOC143352422 gene encoding mitochondrial ornithine transporter 1 yields the protein MTELTDDGNKRLKPVKDGLIDFVAGSLGGIALVYVGQPLDTVKVKMQTFPSMYSGMVNCIIKTLKTDGIIRGLYAGTIPAVVANVAENSVLFAAYGGCQKVLSNILGVSKVEDMTPIENACAGFFAAFFSSLTLCPTELIKCKLQAMREVEKSMDKLTTSARKHISAWGLTNQIIKEQGIRGLFNGLSSTIVREMPGYFFFFGGYEITRELLAKPNESRNDIGWEKTMVAGAVGGTILWLVIFPADVVKSRIQVKSLQEPALKVMGDIIRNEGFTSLYNGLKPCLIRTIPATATLFVTYEYTKKLMDSYFD from the exons atgaccGAATTAACAGACGATGGGAACAAACGATTAAAGCCCGTAAAAGATGGTCTAATTGATTTTGTTGCTGGATCACTTG GTGGGATAGCACTTGTGTATGTTGGGCAACCATTAGACACTGTTAAGGTAAAGATGCAAACATTTCCTTCCATGTACAGTGGAATGGTTAATTGTATCATTAAGACGTTGAAAACGGATGGAATAATACGTGGTTTATATGCAGGAACTATTCCTGCAGTGGTTGCAAATGTTGCAGAAAATTCAGTTCTATTTGCAGCATACGGGGGATGTCAAAAAGTCCTTTCTAATATATTAG GAGTAAGCAAGGTGGAGGACATGACGCCTATAGAAAATGCATGCGCCGGGTTTTTCGCTGCTTTTTTTTCCTCGTTAACATTATGTCCAACGGAGCTGATAAAATGTAAATTGCAAGCGATGAGAGAAGTCGAAAAAAGCATGGACAAACTGACGACTTCCGCTAGG aaacatATTAGCGCATGGGGTTTAACGAACCAAATTATTAAGGAACAAGGGATACGGGGCCTTTTCAATGGCTTGTCGTCGACCATAGTACGTGAAATGCCTggatatttctttttctttggaGGTTATGAAATCACACGAGAACTGCTCGCAAAACCAAATGAAAGTCGAAATGATATCGGCTGGGAGAAAACTATGGTTGCTGGTGCCGTTGGCGGCACTATACTATGGCTCGTAATATTTCCAGCGGACGTTGTTAAAAGTAGGATACAG GTGAAAAGTCTACAAGAACCGGCGTTAAAAGTAATGGGAGACATTATCAGGAACGAAGGTTTTACTTCGTTGTACAATGGTTTGAAACCATGCTTAATAAGGACAATACCAGCGACGGCGACATTATTCGTTACCTACGAATATACGAAAAAACTTATGGACAGCTATTTTGACTAA